A single window of Nicotiana sylvestris chromosome 3, ASM39365v2, whole genome shotgun sequence DNA harbors:
- the LOC138887761 gene encoding uncharacterized protein yields the protein MAPPELNELKEQLQDLIDNGFIRPSVSPWGASVVCKEEGWINEDVHRLSTVEQSHHQEQVDSKKIEAVQNWTRPTSATEIRIFLGLAGYYHRFVEGFSSIVAPLTRLTQKGAPSDGQTSVSAILMKGAKAIAYVSRQLKVYEKDYPFHDLELTAIVHALKIWRKANVVADALSRKSASMGRLAYIPVGERPLALDVQALANQFMRDTVRHGDSNQVTVGDDRVLRMQGRVCVPNVDQVKYEHQKPGGLLQKIEISEWKWERITMDFVVGLPQTQRKFDTVWIIVDRLTKSTQFFPVAVSYSSEWLTEIYIREIVCLHGVPVSIIFDRGYIVISPPYPRQYLIEVRLSMYQYMGSIVLILHYALSMQILEQAVAD from the exons atggccccgccagagttgaatgaattgaaggagcagttgcaagatttgatTGATAatggctttattagacctagtgtctcgccttggggtgccagtgttgtttgtaaagaagaaggatggattaATGAGGATGTTcatagattatcgacagttgaacaaagtcaccatcaagaacaa gtggattctaagaagattgaggccgtTCAGAATTGGACTAGACCTACTTCAGCCACGGAGATCCGTATTTTCTTgggattggcgggttattaccatcggtttgtggaggggttttcatctatagtagCCCCGTTGACCAgattgactcagaaaggtgccccgtcagatggtcagacgagtgtgag TGCGATATTGATGAAGGGTGCCAAGGCTATTGCATATGTTTCGCGGCAACTGAAGGTTTACGAGAAGGATTATCCATTTCATGACCTAGAGTtgacagccattgttcacgcgctgaagatttggag gaaggccaatgtggtggccgatgctttgagtagaaagtcagctagtatgggacGTCTTGCGTACATTCctgtcggtgagagaccgcttgcattagatgtccaggccttggccaatcagtttatgag ggacacagtgcggcatgGTGATTCCAATCAGGTTACGgttggagatgatagagttttgaggatgcagggtcgtgtttgtgtgcctaatgtggat caagtaaagtacgagcatcaaaaaCCTGGTGGTTTGCTACAGAAGATAGAGAtttctgagtggaagtgggagcgtatcactatggatttcgttgttggactaccacagactcagaggaagttcgatacgGTTTGGAttattgtggatagactgaccaagtcaacacaattctttcctgtggcagtttcctactCTTCGGAGTGGTtgacagagatttatatccgtgagatcgtttgtcttcatggtgttcccgtgtctatcatttttgatcgag gttatattgtaatTTCCCCGCCGTATCCTCGTCAAtacctcatcgaggttaggctcagcatgtaccagtacatgggatcaattgtactgatactgcactatgcactttctatgcagattttggagcaGGCAGTGGCTGATTAA